A window from Streptomyces sp. NBC_00335 encodes these proteins:
- a CDS encoding ABC transporter ATP-binding protein → MRDSQPVRIEQVSRCYAPGSAEQVRALDGVSVAFGQSTFTAVMGPSGSGKSTLLQCAAGLDRPDSGRVVVDEVDLGPLAEKALTELRRDRIGFIFQAFNLLGALTAEQNVGLPLRLAGRRPDPAEVRAALAQVGLGGRGRHLPSQMSGGQQQRVAIARALITRPKVLFADEPTGALDSSSSRTVLKLMRSLVDAQGQTTIMVTHDPVAASYADRVIFLVDGRLTDEMHRPTAQKVAEHMAQLEAEPAGEPLGAYGGR, encoded by the coding sequence ATGCGAGACAGCCAGCCCGTACGCATCGAACAGGTCAGCCGGTGTTACGCACCCGGGTCGGCGGAGCAGGTGCGCGCCCTCGACGGGGTATCCGTCGCCTTCGGTCAGAGCACATTCACGGCCGTCATGGGCCCCTCGGGCTCGGGCAAGAGCACCCTGTTGCAGTGCGCGGCCGGCCTCGACCGGCCCGACTCGGGCCGGGTAGTCGTGGACGAGGTCGATCTGGGACCGCTCGCCGAGAAGGCCCTCACCGAACTGCGCAGGGACCGGATCGGCTTCATCTTTCAGGCGTTCAACCTGCTCGGCGCCCTCACCGCCGAGCAGAACGTGGGCCTGCCTCTGCGGCTGGCGGGCCGGCGTCCGGACCCCGCCGAGGTCCGGGCCGCGCTCGCCCAAGTCGGACTCGGCGGGCGCGGGCGGCACCTGCCCTCCCAGATGTCCGGTGGTCAGCAGCAGCGCGTCGCCATCGCCCGGGCCCTGATCACCCGTCCGAAGGTGCTCTTCGCCGACGAACCGACCGGGGCCCTCGACAGCAGTTCCAGCAGGACCGTCCTGAAACTGATGCGGTCCCTGGTCGACGCTCAGGGTCAGACCACCATCATGGTCACCCACGATCCGGTGGCCGCCTCGTACGCGGACCGCGTCATCTTCCTCGTGGACGGCAGGCTCACCGACGAGATGCACCGGCCGACCGCTCAGAAGGTCGCCGAGCACATGGCCCAGCTGGAGGCCGAGCCGGCCGGGGAGCCGCTCGGCGCCTACGGGGGCCGATGA
- a CDS encoding ABC transporter permease, translating to MMGISLLVPVAVATLRRRWLGFAGSFVALTLGVALISATGLLVSTSAGLQNSDPSAPSLKKLLTFMAGMSGFVSVFVVASTFAFAVAGRRRETALLRAVGATPRQVRLLVLGEAVVVSLAASLCGALLGLAVAPLFARWLISRGAAPEGFTVEFSAGPLLIAVAIEVVVAVAGAYTAARRAGRVRPVEALGDAAVDGRVMTLGRWLWALGHLAVFAAVLTLFTTMPPGMSRDPQLRDPQNVPVWSLLIDGIAIMAVALFAPLLVPPLVRLLTLPVSLAAGAVGLLARQNALASVRRTVSTATPMFLVIGLTGTVVGSTLTFGDARTIQSREALAAQYVVEPDGGSALAPGTVEELRRLDGVRTTTVRTTWLNGLEGGTAAAGSSPATGTVAATAVDGDAATTWRLPTESGSLERLQGPSVAVSGALAAANGWQVGDTLTSSLDDGAPVTLTVVALVETPLSLAEVLLPYSVVAGHLDGDPQPTAAFLSTSAGAPPPVLDPASHAKVTAAAAWGGKDDPRSRSDWIAMIAILGPALLYALIAIVNTMMMSTGDRLRDFSTLRLTGGNNRQVLSMVGVEAALTAATATVLALLVTTGTQAATLLLIGQRILVSGPSLPLSLPWPAIGAAAAAGLGLALVSSLLPARLALRARALDLASERQ from the coding sequence ATGATGGGGATCTCCCTGCTGGTGCCCGTCGCCGTGGCGACCCTGCGCAGGCGGTGGCTCGGCTTCGCGGGCTCCTTCGTCGCCCTCACCCTGGGCGTCGCCCTGATCTCGGCCACGGGGCTGCTGGTCAGCACGTCGGCGGGGCTCCAGAACAGCGACCCTTCGGCGCCGTCCCTGAAGAAGCTGCTCACCTTCATGGCGGGCATGTCCGGCTTCGTTTCGGTGTTCGTCGTCGCCTCGACGTTCGCCTTCGCGGTCGCCGGGCGCCGCCGCGAGACGGCGCTGCTGCGGGCCGTCGGGGCGACCCCCCGTCAGGTCAGGCTGCTCGTCCTGGGCGAGGCGGTGGTCGTCTCGCTGGCGGCCTCGCTCTGCGGGGCGCTGCTGGGCCTCGCCGTGGCGCCGCTGTTCGCCCGCTGGCTGATCTCGCGCGGCGCGGCCCCCGAGGGCTTCACCGTGGAGTTCAGCGCCGGGCCGCTGCTGATCGCCGTGGCGATCGAGGTCGTGGTGGCGGTGGCCGGCGCCTACACGGCGGCCCGCCGCGCCGGCCGGGTGCGGCCGGTCGAGGCGCTCGGCGACGCGGCCGTCGACGGCCGGGTGATGACGCTCGGCCGCTGGCTGTGGGCGCTCGGCCACCTCGCCGTGTTCGCGGCCGTGCTGACCCTGTTCACCACGATGCCGCCCGGGATGAGCCGGGACCCGCAGCTGCGCGACCCGCAGAACGTGCCGGTCTGGTCGCTCCTGATCGACGGCATAGCGATCATGGCGGTGGCGTTGTTCGCCCCGCTCCTGGTCCCTCCGCTGGTGCGGCTGCTCACCCTGCCGGTGTCGCTGGCGGCCGGTGCGGTGGGCCTGCTGGCCCGGCAGAACGCGCTGGCCTCGGTACGGCGTACGGTCTCCACCGCGACCCCGATGTTCCTGGTGATCGGCCTGACCGGCACCGTGGTCGGCTCGACCCTGACCTTCGGGGACGCCCGGACGATCCAGTCGCGCGAGGCGCTCGCCGCGCAGTACGTCGTCGAACCTGACGGTGGCTCGGCCCTGGCCCCGGGCACCGTGGAGGAACTGCGCCGGCTGGACGGCGTACGCACCACCACGGTCCGCACCACCTGGCTGAACGGCCTCGAGGGTGGCACCGCGGCCGCCGGCTCCTCCCCCGCCACGGGCACCGTCGCAGCGACTGCGGTGGACGGGGACGCCGCCACGACCTGGCGGCTCCCGACCGAGTCCGGCTCCCTGGAGCGGCTCCAGGGACCCTCGGTCGCCGTCTCCGGCGCACTGGCCGCGGCCAACGGCTGGCAGGTCGGGGACACCCTCACCAGCTCGCTGGACGACGGAGCCCCCGTCACCCTGACCGTGGTCGCCCTGGTCGAGACGCCCCTCAGCCTCGCCGAGGTGCTCCTGCCGTACTCCGTCGTGGCCGGCCACCTGGACGGCGACCCGCAGCCCACCGCCGCCTTCCTCTCCACCTCCGCAGGGGCTCCGCCGCCGGTGCTGGACCCCGCCTCCCACGCGAAGGTCACCGCGGCTGCCGCGTGGGGCGGGAAGGACGACCCCCGGTCCCGGTCCGACTGGATCGCGATGATCGCCATCCTGGGCCCGGCACTGCTCTACGCCCTGATCGCGATCGTCAACACGATGATGATGTCGACCGGCGACCGGCTGCGGGACTTCTCCACGCTCCGCCTCACCGGCGGCAACAACCGGCAGGTGCTCTCCATGGTCGGGGTCGAGGCGGCCTTGACCGCGGCGACCGCCACGGTGCTCGCACTGCTGGTCACCACCGGGACCCAGGCCGCCACCCTGCTGCTGATCGGGCAGCGGATTCTGGTTTCCGGCCCGTCCCTTCCCCTGAGCCTGCCTTGGCCGGCGATCGGCGCCGCGGCCGCCGCCGGACTCGGCCTCGCGCTCGTCTCCAGCCTGCTGCCCGCGCGGCTCGCGCTGCGCGCCCGGGCACTGGACCTGGCTTCGGAACGTCAATGA